In Plasmodium falciparum 3D7 genome assembly, chromosome: 8, the following proteins share a genomic window:
- a CDS encoding tRNA pseudouridine synthase, putative, producing the protein MENGNKKRLNNYEKNKERIKKLKLERQAIKKKEEEGKEKYENEEKNNLNLKKYALCIGYIGSQYHGCQGQGENCETIENTLERTLLKINAIKKKKFFKNFNFCLSRSARTDQGVHALFNIFVYNVDINCTNMKNEEVHKTVNNSNDDHKTVNNNNDDHKTVNNNNDDHKTVTNNNNDHKTVNNNNNDENFCGMMENQKNDQEKNYEELFKERKEKEEKFKNLLNDHLPCDIKCFKIYKVTKSFDARKFCSFRFYEYLFPVYVLSEVQVNEKYKETFHQAILDIDEYVQRCKEEKRTRRNNEKNHIDSTNKENENIYFKNGDNIDSMNSTTNNNSKDFSCTKDNTEQPNIVENIKRDIIDEDIFSIKHFKEDLNEEELNTFFDIFNNYVGYHNFHCFTKKKIDQTTYRFIKYFDVSTVKLFDYHFLSVKILGQSFLMHQIRKMITLAVETYRKATSINSIYYCLNTKNYIPITLFPSDGLMLICPYFNAYNEKVCKQPHTLPIYFEETEDIMEFKKNKIGKCIIEKMKQNVWKEWLQRINKHPFIYHFIKEKINSTI; encoded by the exons ATGGAAAATGGGAATAAGAAACGATTGAACAATtacgaaaaaaataaagagagGATAAAGAAACTAAAATTAGAAAGACAAGCAATCAAGaagaaagaagaagaaggaaaagaaaaatatgagaatgaagaaaaaaataatttgaacttaaaaaaatatgcattATGTATAGGATATATTGGTTCACAGTATCATGGATGTCAAGGGCAAGGTGAAAATTGTGAAACAATAGAAAATACATTAGAAAGaacattattaaaaattaatgctattaaaaaaaaaaaatttttcaaaaattttaatttttgtttatcaAGGTCGGCTAGAACAGATCAAGGGGTTCATgcactttttaatatttttgtttataatgTTGATATAAATTGCactaatatgaaaaatgaagaGGTCCATAAAACTgttaataatagtaatgatgACCATAAAactgttaataataataatgatgaccATAAAactgttaataataataatgatgaccATAAAACTgttactaataataataatgaccaTAAAactgttaataataataataatgatgaaaactTTTGTGGGATGAtggaaaatcaaaaaaatgaccaggaaaaaaattatgaagagCTTTTTAAAGaacgaaaagaaaaagaagaaaaatttaaaaatttattaaatgatcATTTACCATGTGATATAAAATgctttaaaatttataaagttACCAAAAGTTTTGATGCAAGaaaattttgttcttttagattttatgaatatttatttccTGTTTATGTTTTAAGTGAAGTACAagtaaatgaaaaatataaagaaacatTTCATCAAGCAATATTAGATATAGATGAATATGTTCAAAGGTGtaaggaagaaaaaagaacaaggcgaaataatgaaaaaaatcatattGACAGCACAAATAAAGAGAatgaaaacatatattttaaaaatgggGATAATATAGATAGTATGAATTCTACCACAAATAACAATTCAAAGGATTTTTCTTGTACTAAGGATAATACGGAACAACCAAATATtgtggaaaatataaaaagagatATAATAGATGAAGATATATTTTCcataaaacattttaaagAAGATTTAAACgaagaagaattaaatacattttttgatatatttaataattatgtaggatatcataattttcattgttttacaaaaaaaaagattgaTCAAACTACTTATcgatttataaaatattttgatgTAAGTACTGTGAAATTATTtgattatcattttttatctGTAAAAATTTTAGGCCAATCTTTTTTAATGCATCAAATTAGAAAAATGATTACATTAGCTGTTGAAACATATAGAAAAGCTACTTCTATtaattctatatattattgcTTGAAtactaaaaattatatacctATCACATTATTTCCATCAGATGGATTGATGTTGATATGTCCATATTTTAATgcttataatgaaaaagtgTGCAAACAGCCACATACCCTacctatatattttgaagaaACAGAAGATATTATGgaatttaagaaaaataaaattggaAAATGCattatagaaaaaatgaaGCAAAATGT GTGGAAAGAATGGTTGCAAAGGATTAATAAGCACCCttttatttatcattttataaaagaaaaaataaactcaactatataa